Proteins co-encoded in one Gracilimonas sp. genomic window:
- the coaBC gene encoding bifunctional phosphopantothenoylcysteine decarboxylase/phosphopantothenate--cysteine ligase CoaBC, producing MLSGKRIILGVTGGIAAYKAAFLLREFQKAGAEVRVTMTPSATRFVGLETFASLSGHEVAVDIFPDEGDSSDWTRHINWGEWADLFVIAPCTANTLAKIATGLSDNMLTSTVLAARCPILICPTMDGEMYEAPGVSDNLKKVQENGYHVLEPESGYLASGLEGKGRLPEIEAILEKASEIIGSVEGPLEGQKVVVTAGPTREHIDPVRFISNPSSGKMGVAMAEAAQSLGADVTLIHGPLSIPTPEGIHSIKITSTADLFDAVKQYAAADVIIMAAAVSDFTPEEVHQNKVKKDKAGNEIKLKQTPDILSWLGEHKPKGQILIGFAMETENLIENATTKLNKKNADFIIANSLNDKDAGFEADTNSVHLLSKDSEQKFQGSKKDISIEILNTIFRSGE from the coding sequence ATGCTCTCCGGTAAACGCATCATTCTTGGTGTTACCGGAGGAATTGCAGCCTATAAAGCTGCTTTTTTACTCAGAGAATTTCAAAAAGCGGGAGCCGAAGTCCGCGTCACTATGACGCCTTCAGCCACCCGCTTTGTTGGTTTAGAGACTTTTGCTTCCCTGTCCGGCCATGAAGTGGCCGTAGATATTTTCCCCGATGAAGGAGACTCCAGCGACTGGACCCGCCACATTAACTGGGGCGAATGGGCCGATCTTTTTGTAATCGCCCCCTGCACGGCCAACACGCTCGCCAAAATCGCTACCGGTCTTTCTGACAATATGCTCACCAGCACTGTTCTGGCTGCGCGATGCCCCATTCTAATTTGTCCAACCATGGACGGAGAGATGTATGAAGCACCGGGCGTCTCAGATAACCTGAAAAAGGTACAAGAAAACGGATATCATGTTTTAGAGCCGGAATCCGGTTACCTGGCCAGTGGATTGGAAGGAAAAGGTCGCTTGCCTGAAATTGAAGCCATTCTTGAAAAAGCTTCTGAAATCATCGGATCTGTTGAAGGGCCGCTGGAAGGGCAAAAAGTGGTTGTAACTGCCGGTCCCACCCGCGAACACATAGACCCGGTTCGATTTATTTCAAATCCAAGTTCCGGAAAAATGGGCGTGGCTATGGCGGAGGCTGCTCAAAGCCTGGGTGCAGACGTAACGTTGATTCACGGCCCCCTTTCAATTCCCACACCGGAAGGCATCCACTCTATTAAAATAACCAGTACGGCCGATTTATTTGATGCCGTTAAGCAATATGCTGCTGCAGATGTGATCATCATGGCTGCGGCTGTTTCTGACTTCACCCCCGAAGAAGTGCACCAAAATAAAGTGAAGAAAGATAAAGCCGGCAATGAGATTAAGCTTAAGCAAACCCCGGATATTCTTTCATGGCTGGGTGAGCATAAACCAAAAGGACAGATTCTGATCGGTTTTGCCATGGAAACAGAAAACCTGATCGAAAATGCGACTACCAAGCTGAATAAGAAGAACGCCGACTTTATTATCGCCAATTCTTTAAACGACAAAGACGCCGGCTTCGAAGCTGATACCAACTCAGTCCACCTGCTGAGCAAAGACTCTGAGCAAAAATTTCAGGGAAGTAAAAAAGACATTTCGATTGAGATCCTGAATACGATTTTTAGAAGTGGAGAGTGA
- a CDS encoding DNA-directed RNA polymerase subunit omega — protein sequence MAVQTLDIEKLKFKTGNKYELLVILSKRARQIAAQEKLELDEKLQYFEGFEEEDEFSFNEEQENISKAFEKLPHATQRSIVEMQEDQIYYRHPEKED from the coding sequence ATGGCAGTCCAAACATTAGACATTGAAAAACTGAAATTCAAAACAGGTAACAAATATGAGTTACTTGTGATCCTTTCCAAGAGAGCCCGACAGATTGCAGCTCAGGAGAAATTAGAACTGGACGAAAAACTCCAGTATTTCGAAGGATTTGAAGAAGAAGACGAGTTTTCTTTCAACGAAGAGCAGGAGAACATCTCCAAAGCTTTCGAAAAGCTTCCACACGCTACTCAGCGATCTATTGTGGAAATGCAGGAAGACCAAATTTATTACCGACATCCTGAAAAAGAGGATTAA
- a CDS encoding alpha/beta fold hydrolase, translating to MPDRSTLLKRFELKEFPQPDMVQLKYPVFMCHGYGAIGSVIKSGPMHDPCMQIRAHGVPAIAPNVVPYARIETRAENWVLLIEKFCKEYGCEKVNVVSHSMGGLDMRCALSKLDIAHRVASLTTIATPHHGSSLADLVLKAPELVTEKLSEMFDWFGDNMYPKTKSDALGSLEQLTCGYVTDVFNPEHPDAEDVAYYSYTAAVGKGTKFSINPMLKFQNSQIFEKEGENDAFVSVESAKWGTHLETVPLSHLAQMHLQMNKESQKIYEKFWLNLLKRLAKSGH from the coding sequence ATGCCCGACCGATCCACCCTTTTAAAACGATTTGAGCTGAAGGAGTTTCCACAGCCGGATATGGTACAGCTTAAATACCCTGTGTTTATGTGCCACGGCTACGGAGCTATTGGTTCGGTGATAAAGTCAGGCCCTATGCACGACCCGTGTATGCAAATCAGGGCTCATGGAGTACCGGCTATCGCCCCTAATGTAGTGCCTTATGCCCGGATCGAAACGCGGGCTGAAAACTGGGTTTTACTCATCGAAAAATTTTGCAAAGAGTATGGGTGTGAAAAGGTTAATGTGGTTTCTCACAGCATGGGCGGACTCGATATGCGTTGTGCCCTATCCAAGTTGGATATTGCCCATCGGGTTGCAAGCCTCACCACTATTGCTACTCCCCACCATGGTTCCAGCCTGGCAGATTTGGTTTTGAAAGCCCCGGAATTGGTTACTGAAAAACTGAGTGAAATGTTCGATTGGTTTGGAGATAACATGTATCCAAAAACAAAAAGTGACGCCCTCGGGTCGCTGGAGCAACTTACGTGTGGTTATGTGACCGATGTTTTCAATCCGGAACACCCCGATGCCGAAGATGTAGCTTACTATTCTTACACCGCAGCTGTTGGAAAGGGCACCAAATTCTCTATCAACCCAATGCTGAAATTTCAGAACAGCCAGATTTTTGAAAAAGAAGGCGAAAATGATGCTTTTGTTTCTGTTGAAAGCGCAAAATGGGGAACACACCTTGAAACGGTTCCTCTTTCCCATTTGGCTCAGATGCACTTACAAATGAATAAGGAATCACAAAAGATCTACGAGAAGTTTTGGTTGAACCTGCTGAAACGGTTGGCTAAAAGCGGGCACTGA